The following coding sequences lie in one Candidatus Eremiobacterota bacterium genomic window:
- a CDS encoding M48 family metalloprotease: MFRRTISLVAVVSLLSAAYPANALAMSTQKEIALGQSYDQQIVAGSVIETDPLLNAYVQGVAGSLWNQVERKDVPYSVKVIKDNQINSFATMGGFVYVNEGLVDFVQSDDELASVIGHETGHIERRHVITTNSKAQILDILFGLASILSPIIYEFGGLAEAGIMAKIERGDELQADRYGLQLMSRAGYDPESMVTMMAHLAVLQDEHSDAVSKYLEDHPDPAARVAHLMGYPELDPTTVTPAQTLVQASSDEERARYSFARLRLNQVLKADPQSSEALLELGQSELALGLPNKSEQTLAEAAQLGSPATRATANQRIAALRQMQAQEIKLTKIDPPNLQGSVAAAQATHVLNATEIQARETEGKDQLKAVQSRLDTLQYEVPDLSRINIRRGSKVEAIVKNITSMARSVNSALEDAGGSSGPIGGVGSLEKNKEAGLLKESADIYKEMLSPFTLKPVPTESVAIFPSYPQMLNDLSRADGEMLRSVDAARASLTQLDQSLGDLDEFLKQLDHVSVTYTGDINQSDYASLLPLMKKCVDDFNGAATAASQGAQLFNLARSRQLSTRITLLGLGTSAQTYSTLQYALQQRFGSSGVDYHTMLRDGLTPGDVAAATIVAADIKSTPESVIAEAKGSGQTVIDVANAHKMHAWPLEIFMGLVYLDFTDDPVKELRKADGSLAVNLDKLGL, encoded by the coding sequence ATGTTTCGCCGCACCATCTCGCTCGTTGCCGTCGTCTCGCTTTTGAGCGCAGCCTATCCCGCAAACGCCCTGGCAATGTCAACGCAAAAAGAGATTGCACTGGGACAATCTTACGATCAGCAGATCGTCGCGGGCAGCGTTATCGAAACCGATCCGCTGCTCAACGCTTACGTCCAGGGCGTCGCCGGCAGTCTTTGGAATCAGGTCGAGCGCAAAGACGTACCGTATTCGGTCAAGGTCATCAAAGATAACCAAATCAATTCGTTTGCGACGATGGGCGGCTTCGTCTACGTCAATGAGGGTCTGGTTGACTTCGTCCAATCCGACGACGAACTGGCCAGCGTCATCGGCCACGAAACGGGCCACATCGAACGGCGTCACGTCATTACGACGAACTCGAAGGCGCAAATCCTAGATATCCTCTTCGGCCTGGCATCGATTTTATCGCCGATCATCTACGAGTTCGGGGGCCTCGCCGAGGCGGGAATCATGGCCAAGATCGAGCGTGGGGACGAGCTCCAAGCCGATCGCTACGGCCTTCAGTTGATGTCGCGCGCCGGGTACGACCCCGAATCGATGGTAACGATGATGGCGCATCTGGCCGTCCTCCAAGACGAACACAGCGACGCGGTCAGCAAATACCTGGAGGATCACCCGGATCCCGCGGCGCGCGTCGCGCACTTGATGGGATATCCCGAGCTCGATCCGACGACGGTCACGCCCGCGCAAACGCTCGTTCAGGCGTCGAGCGATGAGGAGCGCGCGCGCTATTCGTTCGCGCGCTTGCGGCTCAATCAGGTGCTCAAGGCCGATCCGCAGAGTTCCGAAGCGTTGCTCGAGCTCGGCCAATCCGAGCTCGCGCTGGGGCTGCCGAATAAGAGCGAGCAGACGCTGGCGGAAGCGGCCCAGCTCGGCTCGCCCGCGACCCGCGCGACCGCCAACCAGCGCATCGCTGCGCTGCGACAGATGCAAGCGCAAGAAATCAAGCTCACGAAAATCGATCCGCCGAACTTACAAGGTTCGGTGGCAGCCGCGCAAGCAACGCACGTCCTCAACGCAACCGAAATTCAGGCGCGTGAAACCGAGGGCAAAGATCAGCTCAAGGCGGTGCAGAGCCGGCTCGACACGCTCCAATACGAAGTGCCGGACCTAAGCCGCATCAACATTCGACGCGGCTCCAAAGTCGAAGCGATCGTCAAGAATATTACGTCGATGGCGCGTTCGGTCAACAGCGCACTTGAAGATGCCGGCGGCAGCTCGGGTCCGATCGGCGGTGTCGGCTCGCTCGAGAAGAACAAAGAGGCCGGCCTGCTCAAAGAGAGCGCCGACATCTACAAGGAAATGCTTTCGCCATTCACGCTCAAACCAGTCCCGACCGAATCCGTGGCAATTTTTCCGTCGTATCCGCAAATGCTCAACGACCTCTCCCGCGCCGACGGCGAGATGCTACGCTCGGTCGACGCGGCTCGCGCGTCCCTCACGCAACTCGATCAGTCGCTGGGCGATCTTGACGAATTTCTCAAACAGCTCGACCACGTGTCGGTCACCTATACCGGCGACATCAATCAGAGCGACTATGCGTCCTTGTTGCCTCTCATGAAAAAGTGCGTCGACGATTTCAACGGTGCCGCAACGGCTGCGTCGCAAGGCGCTCAGCTTTTCAATCTCGCACGATCGCGCCAGCTCTCGACGCGCATCACCTTACTGGGTTTGGGAACCTCCGCGCAGACGTACTCGACCCTTCAATACGCGCTCCAGCAGCGATTCGGATCGAGCGGCGTCGACTACCACACCATGCTGCGCGACGGACTCACGCCCGGCGACGTGGCGGCAGCGACGATCGTCGCCGCTGACATCAAGAGCACTCCGGAAAGCGTGATCGCCGAGGCGAAAGGCTCCGGCCAAACCGTCATCGACGTCGCGAACGCGCATAAAATGCACGCTTGGCCGCTGGAAATCTTTATGGGGTTGGTCTATCTGGACTTCACCGACGACCCTGTGAAGGAGCTGCGCAAAGCCGACGGATCGCTCGCAGTCAATCTCGATAAGCTCGGATTGTAG
- the minC gene encoding septum site-determining protein MinC, translating into MTLLRGRLDGLEVALAGRDLGVAFQELEARLAEQPSFYRGASAVANFGDSVPEQEDVMRLRGILADAGIQLRSLAGTTQGLESLASSEGLSFESHASALSDSARSLVADFAGARNDIAQRRKRGETSVRRVKMEHRVRAPELHLVDASPTTLYHAATLRGGQTLHHSGNIVVVGDVNPGAELVATGDVLVFGRLAGIAHAGAKGDENARIYALELAATQLRIATFIAADEGMKRPPSTVPEVALARNGQIVVVELAALGGLGSGASSA; encoded by the coding sequence GTGACACTCTTGCGAGGGAGGCTGGATGGCCTTGAAGTCGCGCTTGCTGGTCGTGACCTGGGCGTGGCTTTCCAAGAACTCGAAGCTCGGCTAGCCGAGCAGCCGAGTTTTTATCGCGGGGCCTCGGCGGTTGCCAACTTCGGTGATAGCGTTCCAGAGCAGGAGGATGTGATGCGTCTGCGCGGCATTCTCGCCGATGCCGGAATCCAGCTCCGCTCGCTTGCCGGCACGACGCAAGGCTTGGAGTCGCTCGCCTCGTCTGAGGGTCTAAGCTTCGAATCGCACGCTTCGGCACTCTCGGATTCGGCGCGTTCGCTCGTCGCCGACTTTGCCGGCGCGCGCAACGACATCGCGCAACGACGAAAGCGCGGCGAAACGAGCGTGCGTCGTGTCAAAATGGAGCATCGCGTACGGGCCCCCGAACTGCATCTGGTCGACGCATCCCCAACCACGCTCTATCACGCAGCGACCCTTCGTGGCGGACAAACGCTGCATCACAGCGGCAACATCGTGGTCGTCGGCGACGTCAATCCCGGGGCGGAGTTGGTCGCGACGGGCGACGTCCTCGTCTTCGGACGGTTGGCGGGGATAGCTCACGCCGGCGCTAAGGGCGATGAGAACGCGCGCATCTACGCGCTCGAACTCGCCGCAACGCAATTGCGTATCGCAACCTTTATTGCGGCCGACGAGGGCATGAAGCGGCCGCCCTCGACCGTGCCGGAGGTGGCACTGGCGCGGAACGGCCAAATCGTCGTCGTGGAACTCGCCGCGCTCGGCGGCCTGGGCAGCGGGGCATCCTCGGCATGA
- the minD gene encoding septum site-determining protein MinD, giving the protein MKARTIVVTSGKGGVGKTTTTANVGATLAQRGKRVILIDADIGLRNLDLVLGLEKRIVFDLVEVAEGRCQLRQALIKDKRFPSLSILPASQTREKEAISAQQFAAIADSAAEAADYVLIDSPAGIETGFRNAVAGANEAIVVTTPEVSAIRDADRVVGKIAAEGKPIRLIVNRLRPEMVRSGDMLSVDDVCEVLSIELLGIVPDDEEIIDTTNRGEPIVLNEANRLRAIYDKIARRLEGELVPFTSFDNQTFFGRLIGALKAG; this is encoded by the coding sequence ATGAAGGCCCGCACGATCGTAGTGACCTCCGGAAAAGGCGGCGTCGGCAAGACGACGACCACTGCGAATGTTGGTGCCACGCTCGCGCAGCGCGGCAAGCGCGTCATCTTGATCGACGCCGACATCGGGCTGCGAAATCTCGACCTCGTGCTCGGTCTGGAGAAGCGAATCGTTTTCGATCTCGTCGAAGTGGCAGAAGGTCGCTGCCAGCTTCGGCAGGCGCTGATCAAGGATAAGCGGTTCCCGTCGCTTTCGATTCTGCCCGCATCGCAGACCCGTGAGAAGGAGGCGATTTCGGCGCAGCAGTTCGCGGCCATCGCGGACAGCGCCGCCGAAGCGGCGGATTACGTCTTGATCGATTCTCCCGCCGGCATCGAGACCGGCTTTCGCAATGCCGTCGCGGGCGCGAACGAAGCCATCGTCGTGACGACGCCCGAGGTCAGCGCTATACGTGACGCCGATCGCGTGGTCGGCAAAATTGCGGCCGAGGGGAAGCCGATCCGTCTCATCGTCAATCGTTTGCGTCCCGAGATGGTGCGCTCCGGCGACATGCTGTCGGTCGACGACGTCTGCGAAGTGCTCTCGATCGAGTTGCTCGGCATCGTCCCCGACGACGAAGAAATCATCGATACGACGAACCGTGGCGAGCCGATCGTTCTGAACGAGGCCAATCGCCTTCGGGCGATTTACGATAAGATCGCGCGTCGCCTGGAGGGCGAACTCGTTCCGTTCACCAGCTTCGACAATCAAACGTTCTTTGGGCGCCTCATCGGCGCGTTGAAAGCGGGGTAG
- the minD gene encoding septum site-determining protein MinD, with amino-acid sequence MHQVQSDQISACEPSNDAPAKDVTLGRAIVVTSGKGGVGKTTTTANIGTALAARGARVALIDADVGLRNLDIVLGLESRVRHHLLDVLEERVDIDDALVADKHTKGLFLLAAAQAREKDEVETGKMQALVAHMRERFDYVLIDSPAGIELGFKNAVAGADEAIVVCTPEVAAVRDVDRVVGLLGNRFAPQLVINRLRPHLVRQGKMLSADDVNAILRLPLLGVIADEPAIIITTNRGEPLALRAQTPTGAAYHAIAARIAGDDVPAPMPPQSKASMFERIGAIFGGRR; translated from the coding sequence ATGCATCAAGTGCAGTCCGACCAGATATCGGCTTGCGAACCGAGCAACGACGCCCCGGCGAAGGACGTGACGTTAGGCCGCGCGATCGTCGTCACGTCGGGCAAAGGCGGTGTCGGCAAGACGACGACGACGGCAAACATCGGAACGGCGCTGGCGGCACGCGGCGCTCGCGTGGCTTTAATCGATGCCGACGTTGGACTGCGCAATCTCGACATCGTGCTCGGTTTGGAGAGCCGCGTCCGCCATCATCTGCTCGACGTGCTGGAGGAGCGCGTCGACATCGACGACGCGCTCGTCGCCGACAAGCACACCAAAGGGCTCTTTCTGCTCGCTGCCGCGCAAGCGCGCGAAAAAGACGAGGTCGAAACCGGCAAGATGCAGGCGCTCGTGGCGCACATGCGCGAGCGTTTTGACTACGTGCTCATCGACAGTCCGGCCGGTATCGAGCTGGGCTTCAAAAACGCCGTTGCGGGCGCGGACGAAGCAATCGTCGTTTGCACGCCCGAGGTGGCCGCGGTCCGCGACGTCGATCGGGTCGTCGGTTTACTTGGTAATCGCTTTGCGCCCCAACTGGTCATCAATCGACTGCGCCCTCATCTGGTGCGCCAAGGCAAGATGCTCTCCGCCGACGACGTCAATGCCATTCTGCGCTTGCCCCTCCTCGGCGTCATTGCCGACGAGCCGGCGATCATCATCACGACGAACCGCGGGGAACCGCTGGCATTGCGCGCCCAAACGCCGACCGGCGCAGCCTACCACGCGATCGCTGCGCGCATCGCCGGCGACGACGTTCCGGCACCGATGCCGCCGCAATCGAAGGCCTCGATGTTCGAACGCATCGGTGCGATCTTCGGAGGACGTCGATGA
- the minE gene encoding cell division topological specificity factor MinE — MIEFLRRFFGQPGSSVAAKERLRLVLMTDHLELAPEMIDAMKHDLVELISRYVEVDRERIDVSFERQDRTLAMLANIPILAVNRSNGNATQKEPEPKPPSEASAPGTPPKRKRRRRKKPQSTRTDLPSTA; from the coding sequence ATGATCGAGTTCCTTCGGCGCTTCTTCGGCCAACCGGGCTCGAGCGTCGCGGCTAAAGAGCGTTTACGGCTCGTCCTCATGACCGATCATTTGGAGCTTGCGCCCGAGATGATCGATGCGATGAAACACGATCTCGTCGAGCTGATCTCGCGCTACGTCGAAGTCGATCGCGAGCGAATCGACGTTAGCTTCGAGCGTCAAGATCGCACGCTGGCAATGCTGGCGAATATTCCCATTCTGGCGGTGAACCGCTCCAATGGAAACGCCACCCAGAAGGAGCCGGAACCCAAACCGCCATCCGAGGCTTCGGCGCCCGGCACACCGCCGAAGCGCAAGCGCCGGCGCCGCAAGAAGCCGCAGAGCACGAGGACCGATCTACCCTCGACCGCGTAG
- the rodA gene encoding rod shape-determining protein RodA — protein sequence MAVVALSAGTKRYLRNFNWLLAASGILAAFVGIVCVRSAGLHTPGAASEFQKQILYLLLGVPAMLVISLIDYRAWQRWAPGLYAVNFLLLIFILRGGHSALGAQRWISLGPLGTFQPSEPAKLVIAIALAAVLCRGSYENLQDLWKPLLTVAVPALLILKQPDLGTSLVLLAIVTVELFFALPKPSDFGIYAVGVLVVAAAALGTSAVLKPFQRARLFVFLNPKADPQGAGYNLNQSKIAVGNGEWFGRGLYHGTQTQLNFVPEHSRDFIFTVLAEEWGFAGAAALLGLYAAMLYGGIRSMVAARDRFGFLLAAGLVGMLFFHVMINLGMTIGIMPITGIPLPFLSYGGSAILTDFAALGILLNIYSQKDRDVLGNA from the coding sequence ATGGCCGTCGTCGCGCTCAGCGCCGGTACGAAGCGCTATCTGCGCAATTTCAACTGGCTCCTCGCGGCGTCGGGCATTCTCGCCGCATTCGTGGGCATCGTCTGCGTTCGTTCGGCAGGATTGCACACGCCCGGCGCAGCGAGCGAGTTCCAAAAACAGATCCTTTATTTGCTGCTCGGCGTTCCCGCGATGCTCGTCATCTCGCTCATTGACTATCGTGCCTGGCAGCGCTGGGCTCCCGGCCTCTACGCCGTCAACTTCCTGCTGCTGATCTTTATCCTGCGCGGCGGCCACAGTGCGCTGGGCGCCCAGCGCTGGATTTCTCTCGGACCTTTGGGCACTTTTCAACCGTCCGAACCGGCGAAACTCGTGATTGCGATCGCACTAGCGGCAGTGCTCTGCCGCGGCAGCTACGAGAATTTGCAGGACCTTTGGAAACCGCTGCTTACCGTCGCGGTTCCGGCGCTGCTCATCCTCAAGCAGCCCGATCTCGGAACGTCGCTGGTGCTCTTGGCGATCGTGACCGTGGAGCTGTTCTTCGCGTTACCAAAGCCGAGCGACTTCGGCATCTATGCGGTTGGCGTGCTCGTCGTCGCGGCCGCTGCGCTGGGCACGAGCGCCGTGCTCAAGCCATTCCAACGCGCGCGTCTCTTCGTCTTTCTCAACCCGAAAGCCGACCCGCAGGGAGCCGGCTACAACCTCAATCAGTCGAAGATCGCCGTCGGTAACGGCGAGTGGTTTGGTCGCGGCCTTTACCACGGCACGCAAACGCAGCTCAACTTCGTGCCCGAGCATTCGCGCGATTTCATCTTCACGGTGTTGGCCGAGGAGTGGGGCTTTGCCGGTGCCGCTGCGTTGCTCGGCCTCTATGCCGCGATGCTTTACGGCGGAATCCGCAGCATGGTGGCAGCCCGCGATCGCTTCGGATTCTTACTGGCTGCCGGCTTGGTCGGCATGCTCTTCTTCCACGTGATGATCAACCTCGGCATGACCATCGGCATCATGCCGATCACCGGTATTCCGCTCCCATTTCTCTCCTACGGCGGTTCCGCAATTCTCACCGATTTTGCCGCCCTCGGGATTCTGCTCAATATTTACTCGCAGAAAGATCGGGACGTCCTCGGCAACGCCTGA
- a CDS encoding Rne/Rng family ribonuclease: MISSDPWENRVAILEDGGLAELYIEREEKVIGSIYKGKVQNVLPGMGAAFVDIGLGRNAFLYVDDINKQPLNIGDVEITQGHSGFTISEKVKRGDDVLVQIVKEPRGLKGARISTNISLPGRYLILMPTGKYSGVSRKVESAEERNRLKSVMKRIRPEGMATVVRTAAAGASEAELIADLGVLIRMWHGILETYKRASSPSLLHKDMNLVYKAARDFITADVDRVLIDDEEEYRKIRDFLQLLGPQYIGRLEYYNSGRSLFDDYKIDDELQKLMKPKINLPSGASIVIESTEALTVIDVNSGKFTGGRNLEDTILKTNIEAAQEIARQVRLRDIGGIVVVDFIDMASEGSRDRVVRTMEESLSRDRTRATIQSFSNLGLLEFTRKRIGKDLSGQLRGACPTCAGMGSVMSAQSVAIETFRQIRQETRNGVAGDVVVHVAPTVAAQMDFWYEQECAELAQAVGRPIHVRVDPMIHPERARIEVVSSVKQIDAHPVRVSDEHEVELLPSRLPNAASAAAVIEGRLVEVENAANNAGSFVRVRILDVDDSADYILAELVTAGAKPRRKRAARRVEVSAAEQTRQLRELAEDAARHSASRPPIGISAITEEEEAQDKALRAERKGEAQPDAIIISQGAVAHPTSNEHRKRRRRRRGRGREEGVAIEETAQPAMPPPAPTEMQVSSDGGHRRRRRRRRGRRGRGGSGLPMPDRHIFEVSADGAAHATGSTAPLEPSRAIARQSESPPAVEPPPPSLSAPAEEPKRTKPARRRPSARTQAAAELEGTASALALPPAESTTRRPRKSARATPTSDEPSEPKPKPVRKRKAAGTAATRKKSS; this comes from the coding sequence TTGATCTCGAGCGACCCGTGGGAGAATCGGGTCGCCATACTCGAGGACGGCGGATTAGCCGAACTCTACATCGAGCGCGAAGAGAAGGTCATCGGCTCGATCTACAAGGGCAAAGTTCAGAACGTTCTGCCCGGCATGGGGGCAGCGTTTGTCGACATCGGTCTTGGCCGCAACGCCTTTCTCTACGTCGACGACATCAATAAGCAGCCGCTCAACATCGGCGACGTCGAGATCACCCAGGGACACAGCGGCTTCACCATCAGCGAGAAGGTCAAACGCGGCGACGACGTGCTGGTGCAAATCGTCAAGGAGCCGCGGGGCCTCAAAGGCGCGCGCATCTCGACGAACATCTCGCTTCCGGGGCGTTACCTCATCCTCATGCCCACCGGCAAGTACTCCGGCGTCTCGCGTAAGGTCGAGTCGGCCGAGGAGCGCAATCGGCTCAAGAGCGTCATGAAGCGAATTCGCCCCGAAGGCATGGCGACGGTGGTGCGAACGGCCGCCGCAGGGGCCAGCGAAGCCGAACTCATCGCCGATCTGGGCGTGCTGATCCGCATGTGGCACGGCATTCTGGAGACGTACAAGCGGGCTTCGTCGCCGTCGTTACTGCACAAGGACATGAATCTCGTCTATAAGGCGGCCCGCGACTTCATCACGGCCGACGTCGATCGGGTCTTGATCGACGACGAAGAGGAGTATCGGAAGATTCGAGATTTTCTGCAACTCCTCGGCCCGCAGTACATCGGCCGGCTCGAATATTACAATTCCGGCCGATCGCTCTTTGACGATTACAAGATCGACGACGAGCTGCAAAAGCTCATGAAGCCGAAGATCAATCTGCCGTCGGGGGCGTCAATCGTCATCGAATCGACCGAGGCATTGACCGTCATCGACGTCAATTCGGGGAAGTTCACGGGCGGCCGCAATCTCGAAGACACGATCCTCAAGACCAATATCGAGGCGGCTCAGGAGATCGCGCGCCAAGTTCGACTTCGCGATATCGGCGGCATCGTCGTCGTCGATTTCATCGACATGGCCTCCGAGGGGTCGCGCGACAGAGTAGTCCGGACGATGGAGGAGAGTCTAAGCCGCGACCGTACGCGGGCGACGATCCAGTCGTTTTCAAATCTCGGACTGCTCGAATTCACCCGCAAGCGTATCGGCAAAGACTTGAGCGGGCAGCTGCGTGGCGCGTGCCCGACCTGCGCTGGGATGGGAAGCGTCATGTCCGCCCAGTCGGTCGCGATCGAGACCTTCCGCCAGATCCGCCAGGAAACGAGGAACGGCGTGGCCGGCGACGTGGTCGTCCACGTCGCGCCGACGGTCGCAGCCCAGATGGATTTCTGGTACGAGCAGGAGTGCGCCGAGCTCGCCCAAGCCGTTGGCCGCCCGATTCACGTCCGCGTCGATCCGATGATTCATCCAGAGCGTGCTCGCATCGAAGTCGTTTCCAGCGTGAAGCAGATTGACGCGCATCCGGTGCGCGTGAGCGACGAGCACGAAGTCGAACTGCTACCGAGCCGGCTGCCGAACGCGGCCTCGGCCGCCGCGGTCATTGAAGGCCGTCTCGTCGAGGTCGAAAACGCGGCAAACAACGCGGGAAGTTTCGTGCGCGTTCGCATCCTCGACGTGGACGACTCCGCGGATTACATTCTAGCCGAGCTCGTGACGGCCGGTGCGAAGCCGCGACGAAAGCGGGCCGCGCGTCGCGTCGAAGTTTCAGCCGCCGAGCAGACTCGTCAACTGCGCGAGCTTGCCGAAGATGCGGCACGCCACTCGGCTTCGCGCCCGCCGATCGGCATCTCGGCAATCACCGAAGAGGAAGAAGCGCAAGACAAGGCGTTGCGCGCCGAACGTAAGGGCGAAGCGCAGCCCGATGCGATCATCATCTCCCAGGGCGCGGTCGCGCATCCGACGAGTAACGAACATCGCAAGCGGCGCCGGCGCCGTCGCGGTCGAGGCCGCGAAGAGGGCGTCGCGATCGAGGAAACGGCGCAGCCCGCCATGCCGCCTCCAGCGCCGACCGAGATGCAGGTTTCAAGCGACGGCGGACACCGCCGCCGGAGGCGCCGACGACGCGGGCGGCGCGGTCGCGGCGGAAGCGGCCTGCCAATGCCGGACCGCCACATCTTTGAGGTCTCGGCCGATGGGGCCGCACATGCGACCGGTTCGACCGCGCCGCTCGAGCCGTCGCGCGCAATCGCTCGCCAGAGCGAATCTCCGCCCGCGGTCGAGCCACCGCCTCCGAGCCTCTCGGCGCCGGCGGAAGAACCCAAGCGTACGAAACCGGCCCGGCGCCGCCCTTCGGCGCGAACGCAAGCAGCCGCAGAACTGGAAGGCACCGCGAGCGCCCTGGCGCTGCCGCCGGCCGAATCGACAACGCGACGACCACGCAAGAGTGCGCGCGCGACGCCAACCAGCGACGAGCCATCCGAGCCGAAACCAAAGCCCGTACGCAAGCGAAAAGCCGCCGGAACGGCGGCTACTCGCAAAAAGTCGTCGTAG